Proteins from a genomic interval of Benincasa hispida cultivar B227 chromosome 7, ASM972705v1, whole genome shotgun sequence:
- the LOC120080798 gene encoding leucine-rich repeat receptor protein kinase MSP1-like — MARRLSLPAFCLFILSFSLLNDSILCKTLKRDVKALNEIKASLGWRVVYSWVGDDPCGDGDLPPWSGVTCTTQGDYRVVTKLEVYAVSIVGPFPTAVTNLLDLTRLDFHNNKLTGPIPPQIGRLKRLQILNLRWNKLQDVIPPEIGELKSLTHLYLSFNNFKGEIPRELASLPELRYLHLQENRFIGRIPPELGTLQHLRHLDVGNNHLVGTIRELIRVDGCFPSLRNLYLNDNYFTGGVPAQLANLTNLEILYLSHNKMSGIIPAELARMPRLTYLFLDYNQFSGRISDAFYKHPLLKEMFIEGNAFRQGVKPIGFHKVLEVSDTDFVV; from the exons ATGGCGCGGCGACTTTCACTCCCCGCGTTTTGTCTAttcattctctctttctctctgcTGAACGATTCTATTCTCTGTAAAACCCTTAAACGAGATG TGAAAGCGTTGAATGAGATCAAGGCTTCTCTTGGCTGGAGAGTGGTGTATTCTTGGGTTGGAGACGATCCATGTGGCGATGGTGATTTGCCTCCCTGGTCTGGTGTCACTTGTACTACTCAGGGAGATTATAGAGTGGTTACTAAATT GGAAGTTTATGCGGTTTCGATCGTTGGCCCGTTCCCCACAGCTGTAACCAATCTCTTGGATCTTACTAGGCT GGATTTTCACAATAACAAGTTGACTGGACCGATTCCTCCGCAAATTGGACGATTGAAGCGTCTTCAGATACT TAACTTGAGGTGGAATAAGCTGCAAGATGTCATACCTCCTGAAATTGGTGAGCTGAAGAGTTTAACTCATTT ATATTTGAGCTTCAATAATTTCAAGGGAGAAATTCCAAGGGAGCTTGCTAGTCTTCCAGAGCTTCGCTACCTACacctacaagaaaatcgtttCATTGGACGAATTCCTCCTGAATTGGGCACCCTGCAACATCTTCGCCATTT GGATGTTGGTAACAATCACTTGGTCGGCACCATTAGGGAACTCATACGTGTTGATGGCTGCTTTCCATCGCTTCGCAACTT GTATCTTAATGATAATTATTTTACTGGGGGAGTTCCAGCTCAACTTGCAAACTTGACAAACTTGGAAATATT GTACCTATCACACAACAAGATGTCCGGAATAATTCCTGCTGAATTAGCCCGCATGCCAAGACTTACTTATTT GTTCTTGGACTATAACCAATTTAGTGGGAGAATCTCAGATGCTTTTTACAAGCATCCATTATTGAAAGAGAT gttcatcgAGGGTAATGCTTTTCGACAAGGTGTTAAGCCAATAGGCTTTCACAAGGTTCTTGAAGTTTCAGACACAGATTTCGTTGTTTAA
- the LOC120081217 gene encoding CLAVATA3/ESR (CLE)-related protein 10-like — translation MKASFFLSSSSLSSFSTNGHLFMMILIVLLVFVTSSASIAVPEASPTISHHQPPRGEVLQLHPCDALTRENSRSLCIHLHRVYQHRLPVHVLPPLLTHNEIDPRYGVEKRLVPSGPNPLHN, via the coding sequence ATGAAAgcctctttctttctttcttcgtCATCCTTGTCGTCTTTTTCCACCAATGGCCATCTCTTCATGATGATCTTGATAGTTCTACTTGTCTTCGTCACATCGTCTGCTTCCATTGCCGTGCCAGAAGCTTCTCCGACCATCTCCCACCACCAACCGCCTCGCGGTGAAGTACTGCAGCTTCATCCTTGTGATGCTCTCACCCGTGAAAACTCACGTTCTTTGTGTATTCATCTTCATAGAGTTTACCAACATCGCCTACCCGTTCATGTCCTGCCACCGTTGCTGACCCACAATGAGATTGATCCTCGATATGGCGTCGAGAAGAGACTCGTGCCATCGGGGCCAAACCCTCTTCATAACTGa
- the LOC120081216 gene encoding putative SNAP25 homologous protein SNAP30 produces MFGFMKSPAKVTKQNSVDPELSTGSGTNPFDSDTGPDAKQTLNAARRTSSEPVLIMPNSMSSNPFDDDDEGFVGRRGTATSSASKDRYKNDFRDSGGLENQSVQELENYAVYKAEETTKSVNNCLKIAEDIREDATKTLDMLHKQGEQIERTHRMAADMDKDLSKGEKLLNNLGGMFSKPWKPKKTREITGPLITADNSSGRTENNKEQREKLGVSTGKKQSATQTPPSEQSGAMQKVEAEKEKQDDALSDLSNILGDLKSMAVDMGSELDRQNKALDHLSDDVDELNSRVKGANQRARKLIGK; encoded by the exons ATGTTTGGTTTCATGAAATCCCCCGCGAAAGTTACTAAGCAGAATTCTGTAGATCCTGAATTATCAACCGGATCTGGCACTAATCCTTTTGATTCAGATACTGGGCCTGATGCCAAACAAACTCTTAATGCTGCAAGAAGAACTTCTTCCGAGCCTGTGCTCATTATGCCAAACTCAATGTCCTCTAACCCTTTTGACGATGACGATGAAGGTTTTGTTGGAAGAAGAGGGACTGCAACTTCTTCAGCCTCTAAAGATAGGTACAAAAATGATTTTCGAGACTCGGGAGGACTTGAGAACCAGAGTGTGCAGGAATTGGAAAACTACGCTGTGTATAAAGCTGAGGAGACCACAAAATCTGTTAATAACTGCTTGAAGATCGCTGAGGATATAAGGGAAGATGCTACCAAGACCCTTGACATGTTGCATAAGCAGGGTGAGCAAATTGAAAGGACCCACAGGATGGCTGCTGATATGGATAAAGATTTAAGTAAG GGTGAGAAACTTCTGAATAATCTTGGAGGCATGTTCTCTAAGCCTTGGAAGCCAAAGAAGACGAGAGAAATTACAGGGCCTCTTATAACAGCAG ATAATTCCTCTGGGAGAACTGAAAATAACAAGGAGCAAAGGGAAAAATTGGGTGTATCTACGGGCAAAAAACAGTCGGCTACTCAAACACCACCCTCTGAACAGTCAGGTGCTATGCAAAAAGTTGAG GCTGAGAAGGAAAAACAAGATGATGCACTCTCAGATTTAAGTAATATCTTGGGTGATCTGAAGAGTATGGCTGTGGACATGGGAAGCGAGCTTGACAG GCAAAACAAAGCTCTGGATCATCTAAGCGACGATGTCGATGAGCTGAATTCCAGAGTGAAAGGCGCCAATCAACGAGCTCGCAAATTGATTGGGAAGTAA